A single Arachnia propionica DNA region contains:
- the eccCa gene encoding type VII secretion protein EccCa, producing the protein MVQPIQDEGTTAPELPSGQIEIQVPPDQPEAASMGTALMTVVPMMGSVGVMVFMALSQGQNTRMLLMACAMVFAMLVMVGFNIYRQVAGHSQKVDTLRREYLAYLGETRKTVRTVTRRQRNYVGWQLPSPDSLVLIAHEGTRLWERNTDNEMVTHVRLGSSSQELAMQLVEPELPPLAKPDVVCLSAMRRFIDAHSMVEELPLGVMLGDFSHIDVAGPAEATQAQVRAMTMHVTTLSSPQAMRVAVFCSEKNRDEWEWVKWLPHARSTQLSDALGPARMVTTDPEELVQLLGEEITGRGVFRARSETTDWPHLFLILDGVSLPMNTSLGGIGGLEGVTVVRTMTSWGPMTSRATLRMILHPGARPGDRGRMELLLLDQEPILATPDAMGIPQAEAIARRMAPWMAEDRPEAEAPMGKPDPKRSQNLMELLGTGDVRDFDPDRQWRRREGRDRLRVPFAVTPEGVPVVLDIKESAQQGMGPHGLLIGATGSGKSEVLRTLVLAMAMTHPPEQLNFVLVDFKGGATFAGMADLPHVSAMISNLESELSLVDRMQEALRGEMVRRQEILRQAGNYANVTDYEADRLAGKHDHPPMPALFIILDEFSELLSAKPEFADLFVAIGRLGRSMSIHLLLSSQRLESGRMKGLDSHLSYRIGLRTFSAGESRDVLGVPDAYGLPGYPGVGYLKPGTDEMIRFRSSYVAAPPPARPDDQELRERMRDAPIRILPFTTGTVVLEKTDAEQEPEVVGTRPEDAKWDDMTQMDIAVARMRGRGIPAHQVWLPPLDVPDTLDQLFGDLVADPELGLISPSWRARGPLRIPLGTVDLPLEQRRDVLEFDFSGANGHFAVIGGPLTGKSTTLRSVVMALSLVHTPQEVQFYVIDLGGGGFTAFNGAAHVAGVATRDRPDVVNRMLSEIEGIIDDREKYFRGKRIDSMDTYRQGRAEGRFDDGYGDVFLVVDGWAVMKTDLNDVDTRILAIMTRALSFGVHVLLSTNRWADIRQQVADAIGSRLELKLGDVMDTRLDRKVAKAVPPERPGRGQEIGHHHVLVCLPRIDGEQDPSSLGKGVGTSLERIAQAAPAPGPKLRLLPIHVTAEKMLQHPGAAEGLVLGVEESRLGPFMFHPRQDSHLFLLGDAKSGKTTFLRSFVQEIMRNFSSQQAQIFVVDYRRSLLDQVPAEYLAAYMTNPEETEGVLGHLAEFLRARMPSDSVTSDQLRNRSWWTGAEAWVLVDDYDLVAIQGNNPLTVLQPLMAQAQDLGLHILVARRMGGASRALYEPVLQSMRDLGATGILLSGSPEEGSIIGRVKPVKSLPGRAQVISRDDGYFRAQLVWADQR; encoded by the coding sequence ATGGTTCAACCCATACAGGACGAGGGGACCACGGCTCCCGAGCTTCCCTCCGGGCAGATCGAGATCCAGGTTCCCCCCGACCAACCCGAGGCCGCCAGCATGGGCACCGCCCTGATGACCGTGGTCCCGATGATGGGCTCGGTGGGCGTCATGGTGTTCATGGCGCTCTCGCAGGGGCAGAACACCCGGATGCTGCTCATGGCCTGCGCCATGGTCTTCGCGATGCTCGTGATGGTGGGTTTCAACATCTACCGGCAGGTGGCGGGGCACAGCCAGAAAGTCGACACCCTGCGCCGGGAATACCTGGCCTATCTGGGGGAAACCCGCAAGACGGTTCGCACCGTGACCCGCAGGCAGCGCAACTACGTCGGCTGGCAGCTGCCCTCCCCGGATTCCCTGGTTCTGATCGCCCACGAGGGAACACGCCTGTGGGAACGCAACACCGACAACGAGATGGTCACGCACGTGCGGTTGGGTTCCTCGTCCCAGGAGCTGGCGATGCAGCTGGTGGAACCGGAGCTGCCACCACTGGCCAAACCCGACGTGGTCTGCCTCTCCGCCATGCGGCGTTTCATCGATGCCCACTCGATGGTCGAGGAACTGCCGCTGGGGGTCATGCTGGGTGACTTCAGCCACATCGACGTGGCCGGGCCCGCGGAGGCGACGCAAGCCCAGGTGCGTGCCATGACGATGCACGTCACCACCCTGAGTTCGCCGCAGGCGATGCGCGTCGCGGTTTTCTGCTCCGAGAAGAACCGCGACGAGTGGGAATGGGTGAAGTGGCTTCCCCACGCCCGGTCCACGCAGCTCAGCGACGCCCTGGGGCCGGCCCGCATGGTGACGACGGATCCCGAGGAACTGGTGCAGCTGCTCGGGGAGGAGATCACCGGACGTGGCGTGTTCCGAGCACGTTCGGAAACCACCGACTGGCCGCACCTGTTCTTGATCCTGGACGGGGTGAGCCTGCCGATGAACACCTCCTTGGGAGGGATCGGCGGGCTGGAGGGGGTCACCGTGGTGCGGACCATGACGTCGTGGGGTCCGATGACCTCTCGCGCGACCCTGCGCATGATCCTGCATCCCGGGGCGCGGCCCGGCGACCGCGGACGCATGGAACTGCTGCTGCTGGACCAGGAACCGATCCTGGCCACCCCGGACGCGATGGGCATCCCCCAGGCCGAAGCCATCGCGCGACGCATGGCCCCCTGGATGGCGGAGGACCGTCCCGAGGCCGAGGCCCCGATGGGCAAACCGGACCCGAAACGCTCCCAGAACCTGATGGAGCTGCTGGGCACCGGCGATGTCCGTGACTTCGACCCGGACCGGCAGTGGAGGCGACGGGAGGGCCGCGACCGGCTGCGGGTGCCGTTCGCCGTCACCCCCGAAGGGGTTCCGGTGGTCCTGGACATCAAGGAATCCGCCCAGCAGGGAATGGGGCCGCACGGCCTGCTGATCGGAGCCACCGGTTCGGGCAAGTCGGAGGTGCTGCGCACCTTGGTGCTGGCGATGGCGATGACGCATCCGCCGGAGCAGCTGAACTTCGTCCTGGTCGACTTCAAGGGTGGCGCCACCTTCGCGGGCATGGCGGATCTGCCCCACGTATCGGCCATGATCTCGAACCTGGAATCGGAACTGTCCCTGGTGGACCGCATGCAGGAGGCGCTGCGCGGCGAGATGGTGCGACGGCAGGAGATCCTGCGGCAGGCCGGCAACTACGCCAACGTCACCGACTACGAGGCGGACCGGTTGGCCGGCAAACACGACCATCCACCCATGCCGGCGCTGTTCATCATCCTCGACGAGTTCTCGGAGCTGCTGAGTGCGAAACCGGAGTTCGCCGACCTGTTCGTCGCCATCGGCCGGCTGGGACGTTCGATGTCGATCCATCTGCTGCTGTCCTCGCAGCGCCTGGAATCCGGGCGCATGAAGGGCCTGGACTCGCACCTGTCCTACCGGATCGGGTTGCGAACCTTCTCCGCGGGCGAGTCCCGGGATGTGCTGGGCGTGCCGGACGCCTACGGACTCCCGGGCTACCCGGGGGTGGGATACCTGAAACCGGGAACGGACGAGATGATCCGTTTCCGGTCGTCCTACGTGGCCGCCCCTCCGCCCGCGCGCCCGGACGACCAGGAACTCCGGGAGAGGATGCGCGATGCGCCCATCAGGATCCTGCCTTTCACCACCGGGACCGTGGTCCTGGAGAAAACCGACGCGGAGCAGGAACCAGAGGTCGTAGGCACCAGACCCGAGGACGCGAAGTGGGATGACATGACCCAGATGGACATCGCCGTCGCCCGGATGCGGGGCAGGGGAATCCCGGCCCATCAGGTGTGGTTGCCGCCGCTGGACGTGCCGGACACGCTGGACCAGCTTTTCGGGGATCTCGTGGCCGATCCCGAGCTGGGCCTGATCTCGCCCTCGTGGCGTGCCCGCGGCCCGTTGCGCATTCCGCTGGGCACCGTCGACCTTCCCCTGGAGCAGCGCCGCGACGTGCTGGAGTTCGACTTCTCGGGAGCCAACGGGCATTTCGCCGTCATCGGTGGTCCCCTGACGGGAAAGTCGACGACCCTCCGGTCGGTGGTGATGGCGTTGAGCCTGGTGCACACTCCTCAGGAGGTGCAGTTCTACGTCATCGATCTGGGTGGTGGCGGTTTCACCGCTTTCAACGGGGCGGCTCACGTGGCGGGTGTGGCGACCCGGGACCGGCCGGACGTGGTGAACCGCATGCTCTCGGAGATCGAGGGCATCATCGACGACCGCGAGAAGTATTTCCGCGGGAAGCGGATCGACTCCATGGACACCTACCGGCAGGGACGGGCCGAGGGGCGTTTCGACGACGGCTACGGTGACGTGTTCCTGGTGGTCGACGGCTGGGCCGTGATGAAAACGGACCTCAACGACGTGGACACGAGGATCCTGGCGATCATGACCCGGGCCCTTTCGTTCGGTGTTCACGTGTTGTTGAGCACCAACCGCTGGGCGGACATCCGCCAGCAGGTGGCGGACGCGATCGGGTCACGGCTGGAGTTGAAACTGGGTGACGTGATGGACACCAGGCTCGATCGCAAGGTGGCGAAGGCCGTGCCTCCGGAACGGCCGGGACGCGGACAGGAGATCGGGCATCACCACGTTCTCGTGTGCCTGCCACGCATCGATGGCGAACAGGATCCGTCGTCCCTGGGCAAGGGCGTGGGGACGTCCCTTGAGCGCATCGCCCAGGCGGCCCCGGCGCCGGGGCCGAAGCTGCGCCTGCTGCCCATCCACGTCACGGCGGAGAAGATGCTGCAGCACCCCGGGGCGGCGGAGGGCCTGGTGCTGGGGGTGGAGGAATCCCGGCTCGGGCCCTTCATGTTCCATCCCCGCCAGGACAGCCATTTGTTCCTGCTCGGCGACGCGAAATCGGGCAAGACCACGTTCCTGCGGTCGTTCGTCCAGGAGATCATGCGCAACTTCTCCTCGCAGCAGGCGCAGATCTTCGTCGTGGACTACCGGCGGTCGCTGCTGGACCAGGTGCCGGCGGAATACCTGGCGGCCTACATGACGAACCCGGAAGAAACCGAGGGGGTCTTGGGGCACCTCGCCGAATTCCTGAGGGCACGCATGCCCAGCGATTCGGTGACCTCGGATCAGCTGCGCAACCGCTCCTGGTGGACGGGAGCGGAGGCGTGGGTTCTGGTGGACGACTACGACCTGGTGGCGATCCAGGGAAACAACCCACTCACGGTGCTGCAACCGCTGATGGCCCAGGCCCAGGACCTCGGGTTGCACATTCTGGTGGCGCGCCGGATGGGTGGCGCGTCCCGGGCGCTGTACGAGCCGGTGCTGCAATCCATGCGCGACCTGGGGGCCACCGGCATCCTGCTGTCCGGCAGCCCGGAGGAGGGCAGCATCATCGGTCGTGTGAAACCGGTGAAGTCGTTGCCGGGCCGCGCCCAGGTGATCTCACGCGACGACGGCTACTTCCGAGCGCAGCTGGTGTGGGCAGATCAGCGCTGA